Sequence from the Cuniculiplasma divulgatum genome:
TACTCACCAATAAAACAGACACTGCCACCAGGGAATTTGTTGTGGCTGATACTGGCGAGATGCCGTACCCGTTAAGGTACGAAGGGGGCGAGTACTGATGGATTTCCTGAATCAGCTTGCCTGGGTGATATACCCATATATGTCGTTCTCATTGATGATCATTGGCGTGGTTTACAGGTTCAAATACAGGCCTCTCAGCATAACATCCAAATCCAGTGAACTTCTGGAAAAGGAAAGATTGCGGTGGGGAGCCAGACTGTTCCATTACGGCATAATTTTTGTTATCCTGGGGCATTTCGCCGGACTCTTCGTGCCCATATCACTGCTTAACAGGTTCGGCGTGTCTGATTACATGAATTATGCTGTATCTGTTCTCGCTGGCGGCATTTTCGGCGTTATGGCATGGATTGGACTGGCTTATCTCATTGGCAGGCGGCTATTCGTTAAAAGAATACGGCAGAATTCGAGCTTCGGCGATACATATGTCCTTATCCTGCTTCTTGTGATCATGTCATTCGGCCTATCCCTTCCACTGGGATATGATCTTATCAATGGTTCCGCTGCATACAATTCAGTAATGTCAAACGTGGGCCAGTGGATGACTGGATTCTTCACCTTCAGGCCGGATGCGTCACTGATGCAGGGCGTGCCACTTATTTTCAAAGTACACATATTGCTGTCTTTCCTTCTCTACCCGTCAATTCCTTTCACAAGGCTTATTCACATATTCACAACACCTGTTAGATACCTCTACAGGAAACCACTGGTATTCCGGAGGATGAACAACGATCTTGCCAAATCTGGCGAACTTGAACTGCAGGGACAAAAATGACTGAATTTATGCCTAGGTTGTTAGGAAGATGGGACAGCACTGCAAAAGATCTTCTGCCAGCATACTTTGCCATGGTGATGGCAACTGGCATAGTTGCCATCGCTGCACACATCTATGGAATGAATTATTTTGCACAGTTCCTGTTTTATGTCGATCTGATCGGCTATGCTGTTTTGTGGGCTCTTTCTTTGTACAGAATGGCCGTACATGGAAAGAGATATCTTGCGGATCTTATGGATCATGCCCGTGGCCCAGGCTTTTTCACGGTGATAGCAGGGAACAATACCCTGGGATCTGTTTTTCTACTGGTTGAGAAGAATTACACCATAGCATTCGGGTTATGGATATTTGGTTTCATACTGTGGGTTTTCTATCAATACTTCATATTCTCTGCACTTTCCTTAGATAAAAACAAACCCACGCTGGAGAAGGGAATCAATGGAGCCTGGCTCGTCGCAATCGTATCAACGCAATCCGTAGCAGTCCTTGCTGCACAGCTATCTCCACTGCATCACTGGATGTATCTTGTTGCTCTTGTCATGTACATGATCGGATGGATGACGTATATCCTGGTGATGTCACTGATAAATTACAGGTTGCTGTTCATGAAGCTGGATGCCTCCGATATTACTGGCCCATACTGGATTAATATGGGGGCAACAGCCATAACCACGCTTGCCGGAGCGCTCCTGCTCATAGAGGGTCAGGGACCGGATTTTGCTGAATTTACTGTGATAAGACC
This genomic interval carries:
- the narI gene encoding respiratory nitrate reductase subunit gamma → MDFLNQLAWVIYPYMSFSLMIIGVVYRFKYRPLSITSKSSELLEKERLRWGARLFHYGIIFVILGHFAGLFVPISLLNRFGVSDYMNYAVSVLAGGIFGVMAWIGLAYLIGRRLFVKRIRQNSSFGDTYVLILLLVIMSFGLSLPLGYDLINGSAAYNSVMSNVGQWMTGFFTFRPDASLMQGVPLIFKVHILLSFLLYPSIPFTRLIHIFTTPVRYLYRKPLVFRRMNNDLAKSGELELQGQK
- a CDS encoding tellurite resistance/C4-dicarboxylate transporter family protein, producing the protein MPRLLGRWDSTAKDLLPAYFAMVMATGIVAIAAHIYGMNYFAQFLFYVDLIGYAVLWALSLYRMAVHGKRYLADLMDHARGPGFFTVIAGNNTLGSVFLLVEKNYTIAFGLWIFGFILWVFYQYFIFSALSLDKNKPTLEKGINGAWLVAIVSTQSVAVLAAQLSPLHHWMYLVALVMYMIGWMTYILVMSLINYRLLFMKLDASDITGPYWINMGATAITTLAGALLLIEGQGPDFAEFTVIRPFLLGATLMIWAYGSWWIPWLFIVGIWKYTRGHDRILRYDPFFWSGVFPMGMYTVSTYMMAKATTFTQFKVISDYFVYIAIVAWVYEFIGLVVRIFTGRSRDNVPMKYKTTME